The segment GGCCCGCGGCACCCAGGAACAGCCCACCCAGGCAGACCCGACCGACCCGGCCGGGCAGTCCTCCCCACCGAACTGGTCCAAGGAACAGCCGCCCGCCGGCCAGTGGTCGGCCCCCGCCGGCATCCCCGCTCAGAGCGGCCCGCACGGACGGCCTGACCAGAGCGCGGGCGACCGCACCCGCGCCACGGCGCCCGGCTACGGCGGGCCCGGCTGGGGCGGCGCTCCGGGCCCCGGCACACAGCCTCCCTGGGGCGGCGCCTGGGCCCCGCCGCCCCAGGCCGCCAAGCCCGGCGTCATCCCGCTGCGCCCGCTCGCCGTCGGCGAGATACTCGATGGCGCGGTCGCCACCATGCGCGCCCACTGGCGCACCGTCCTCGGCATCTCGCTGATCGTCGCGGTGGTCGCGCAGACCGCCGTCACCGTGGTCACCGGCCTGTGGTTCCAGGACGCCGGCCGCGAGCCCGCCCTGTCGCGCGAAAACCTGCCGCCGCTCCGCGAATCCATGCAACAGATGGGCAATTCGCTCGCCGCCACCGGCATCACCTCGGTGATCGGTCTGCTCGCCACCCTCATCGCCACGGGGCTGCTCACCATGGTCGTGAGCCGTGCCGTCCTGGGCCGCTCGGTGACCGCCGGGGAAGCCTGGCGCGACGCCCGCCCCCAGCTCCCGCGCCTGCTCGGCCTGCTCATTCTGTTCCCCCTGCTCCTCATGGCCATCCTCGCGGTCGGTGTGGCGCCCGGCGTCCTCCTCGTCGCCTCGGGCTCCGCGGAGGCGGGCCTGCTCCTCACCCTGTTCGGCGGACTGGCCGCCACCGTGGTGACCATCTGGCTGTGGGTCCGCTACAGCCTCGCCTCCCCCGCGCTGATGCTGGAGAAGCAGGGCGTCATCACCGCGCTCCGCCGGTCCGCGAAGCTCGTACAAGGGGCCTGGTGGCGCGTGCTGGGCACCCAGCTCCTCACCTACCTCCTCATCGGCATCGTCGAGTTCATCATCCAGATCCCGGCCACCCTGGTCGCCTTCCTGGTCGGTGGCGAGAGCCTCATGGACTGGGCGAACGGCACCAGCAACACCACCGGCTGGTCGTTCCTGATCGTGCTGGGCGTCGGAGCCGTCATCAGCTCCACCATCACCTTCCCGATCAGCGCCGGCATCACCGCGCTCCTGTACATGGACCAGCGCATCCGCCGCGAGGCACTCGACCTCGAACTCGCCCGCGCCGCAGGCCTCCCCGGCTACGGTGCCGACGCCCCCACCGCGCACCCGGCGCCCCCCGCTCCCACAGCCACGGGTCCGGCCCAGGGTTACGCACCGGCGGCCGCCCCGACCGCCACTGACACACCGGCAGACAGCGCACCGGCCGGCAGCTCCACCACGGACAGCGCCGCGACAGCCGGCTCCGAGACGGGTGGCGCCGGCACGGAGGCCACCGAGCCAGGCACCACGCCCACGGCCGCCAAGGACGCCCAGGCGAAGGCCGCTCCGGCCGACGGCACCGGGCAAGACCCCGATAACGCCACTCCGGGAAGCTGATGCGGTGACCACAGGGGGGAACGGGGCCGCGCTCGGACGACTCATGGCGCGCCCCGACGACGACATACCGGTGCGGACTCCGCGCCTCCCCGCCCGGGAGGCGGCCGAGCGCGAGCTGTCCGATCCGCGGTACCACCAGCACGACCCCAACCCGATCCAGCGTGCCCTCGACTGGCTCTGGCAACGCGTCAACGAACTCTTCAACGCGGCCGCCGACGCCACACCGGGTGGCTGGATCGGGATTCTCGTCATCGCGGCATTCGTCCTGCTGCTCCTGGTCGCCCTCCGGCTTCGGCTCGGCGCGGTGCGCCGCACTCCGACCACCAGCGGCGCGCTCTTCTCCGACGCTCCCCGCACCGCCGCCGCACACCGGGCGGCCGCCGACCGGCACGCCGCCGAAGGCCTTTGGAACCAGGCGATCCAGGACCGCATGCGCGCCCTCGTCCTCGCCCTCGAAGAACGGACCCTGCTCACCCCCGGCCCGGGCCGTACCGCCGACGAGGCGGCCACCGAGGCGGGTTGGGCACTCCCCGCATACGCCGACCGGCTGCGTACCGCGGCACGCACCTTTGACGACGTCACATACGGCGGCCGCCCCGGCACGGAACCGGCGTACGCCCTTCTGACCAGCCTCGACACCGACCTGCAACACGCCAAGCCCGACCTGGCCGGCACCACGACCAGGAGCCGCGGATGACCACGGCAACCCCGGACGCCTCCGCGCTCCCGCCTACGGTTCGCAGTCTGTGGACCCGGTCCCGCGGACCGCTCCTCGCACTCCTGCTGCTCGTCATCAGCGGCATGGTGATCGCGGCCCTTCAGTCCGGCGAACAGCACGGGCGGCTCGACCCCCGATCCGCCGACCGGACCGGTAGCCGGGCCCTCGCCCAACTCCTGTCCTCTCACGGTGTCTCCACCCAGGTCGTAACCACCTCCGAGGAAGCCGCCGCGGCGGCCGGCCCCGGCACCACACTCCTCGTCACCCGTCCCGACATGCTGACGCAAGATCAGCTGACGGGTCTGCACACCGCGACCGCCCACACCCCCGGTCGCACCGTCCTCCTCACCCCCGACGCCTCGTCCCTCGAAACCTTCGCCCCCGGCGTCCGGACGGATTCCCCGGCCGGCCTCTCGGCCCGCCGGCCCGCCTGTTCCCTGCCGGAAGCCCGGCGCGCGGGTAATGCCTTGCTGGGCGGCCGCAGTTACACCACGTCCGTCCAAGGCGCCGATCGCTGCTACCTCAGCGGCGACCAGCCCACCCTGCTGCGTCTGCCGGCCTCCCGCGCCGGCCGCGACACCGTGGTCCTCGGCTCCCCCGACTTCCTCTACAACCACCACCTCGCCGAGCACGGCAACGCCTCGCTGGCCCTTCAACTCCTCGGTACGCACAAGCATCTGGTCTGGTACCTCCCCTCACTGAGCGACCCCTCCGCCGCGCAGGACAACCAGCGCGGCTTCCTCGATCTCATCCCGTCCGGCTGGTATTGGGCCCTGCTCCAACTCACCTTTGCCGCCGTCCTCGCTGCCCTGTGGCGCGCCCGTCGCCTCGGCCCGCTGGTGCCGGAAAGGCTCCCGGTCACCGTCCCTGCCGCCGAGACCACCGAGGGCCACGCCCGCCTCTACGAGCAGGCCAACGCCCGCGACCGGGCCTCGGCCGTGCTGCGCTCCGCGACCCGCACACGACTCGCCCCCCTCATCGGCGTGTCCCCGACACACGCCCATACCCCCGACGTCCTTCTCCCGGCCATGCACGCCCACTTGGCCTCCGCCCCCCGCGTCGACGCAGACCTTCACCACCTGCTCTTCGGCGCGGCCCCCGCGGACGACAAGGCCCTGGTCCACCTGGCCGATCAACTCGACGCACTCGAAACCTCGATCGTTTCCCAAGAGAGGCACGCCCCCCGTGAGCACCCCGACCGCTGACAGCGCCCGAGCCTCCCTGGAGGACCTGCGCACCGAGGTAGCCAAGGCCGTTGTAGGCCAGGACCCCGCCGTCACCGGCTTGGTCGTCGCTCTCCTCTGCCGCGGTCATGTGCTCCTCGAAGGTGCCCCCGGAGTCGCCAAAACCCTGCTCGTTCGCGCCTTGTCAGCCGCTCTCGAACTCGACACCAAGCGCGTCCAGTTCACCCCTGACCTGATGCCGAGCGATGTCACCGGTTCGCTGGTCTACGACGCCCGCAGCGCCGAGTTCTCCTTCCAGCCGGGTCCCGTCTTCACCAACCTGCTGCTCGCCGACGAGATCAACCGCACGCCTCCCAAAACGCAGGCGTCCCTGCTCGAAGCGATGGAAGAGCGGCAGGTGACCGTCGACGGCACAGCCCGTCCCCTCCCCGAGCCGTTCCTGGTGGCCGCTACCCAGAACCCCGTGGAGTACGAGGGCACTTACCCGCTCCCCGAGGCCCAGCTCGACCGCTTCCTGCTGAAGCTGACCGTGCCGCTGCCCGCCCGCCATGACGAGATCGACATCCTCACCCGGCACGCGGCCGGCTTCAGCCCCCGCGATCTCGGTGCCGCGGGACTGCGCCCTGTCGCCTCCACCGCTGACCTCGACGCTGCGCGAGACGCGGTCGCCAAGACCGCCGTCTCCCCCGAAGTCACCGGCTATATCGTCGATATCTGCCGTGCCACCCGCGAATCCCCCTCGCTCTCTCTCGGCGTCTCCCCCCGAGGCGCCACCGCCCTGCTCTCCACGTCACGTGCCTGGGCCTGGCTCACCGGGCGGGACTATGTCACCCCCGACGACGTCAAGGCGCTTGCGCTTCCCACGCTCCGACATCGCGTCCAGCTCCGCCCCGAAGCGGAGATGGAGGGAGTCACCGCAGACTCCGTGATCAACTCCGTGCTCGCTCATCTCCCCGTCCCCCGCTGAGACGACACCGTGGCCCTCACCGGACGCAGCGCCCTCATCTCCGCATGCGGAGCCCTCTTCGTCGGCTTCGTGCTGCCCAGCTGGCTCGGTATCCTCACCGTCC is part of the Streptomyces platensis genome and harbors:
- a CDS encoding DUF7544 domain-containing protein; protein product: MNNSPGWASPGSTPSDEPARGTQEQPTQADPTDPAGQSSPPNWSKEQPPAGQWSAPAGIPAQSGPHGRPDQSAGDRTRATAPGYGGPGWGGAPGPGTQPPWGGAWAPPPQAAKPGVIPLRPLAVGEILDGAVATMRAHWRTVLGISLIVAVVAQTAVTVVTGLWFQDAGREPALSRENLPPLRESMQQMGNSLAATGITSVIGLLATLIATGLLTMVVSRAVLGRSVTAGEAWRDARPQLPRLLGLLILFPLLLMAILAVGVAPGVLLVASGSAEAGLLLTLFGGLAATVVTIWLWVRYSLASPALMLEKQGVITALRRSAKLVQGAWWRVLGTQLLTYLLIGIVEFIIQIPATLVAFLVGGESLMDWANGTSNTTGWSFLIVLGVGAVISSTITFPISAGITALLYMDQRIRREALDLELARAAGLPGYGADAPTAHPAPPAPTATGPAQGYAPAAAPTATDTPADSAPAGSSTTDSAATAGSETGGAGTEATEPGTTPTAAKDAQAKAAPADGTGQDPDNATPGS
- a CDS encoding DUF4350 domain-containing protein; translated protein: MTTATPDASALPPTVRSLWTRSRGPLLALLLLVISGMVIAALQSGEQHGRLDPRSADRTGSRALAQLLSSHGVSTQVVTTSEEAAAAAGPGTTLLVTRPDMLTQDQLTGLHTATAHTPGRTVLLTPDASSLETFAPGVRTDSPAGLSARRPACSLPEARRAGNALLGGRSYTTSVQGADRCYLSGDQPTLLRLPASRAGRDTVVLGSPDFLYNHHLAEHGNASLALQLLGTHKHLVWYLPSLSDPSAAQDNQRGFLDLIPSGWYWALLQLTFAAVLAALWRARRLGPLVPERLPVTVPAAETTEGHARLYEQANARDRASAVLRSATRTRLAPLIGVSPTHAHTPDVLLPAMHAHLASAPRVDADLHHLLFGAAPADDKALVHLADQLDALETSIVSQERHAPREHPDR
- a CDS encoding DUF4129 domain-containing protein, whose product is MTTGGNGAALGRLMARPDDDIPVRTPRLPAREAAERELSDPRYHQHDPNPIQRALDWLWQRVNELFNAAADATPGGWIGILVIAAFVLLLLVALRLRLGAVRRTPTTSGALFSDAPRTAAAHRAAADRHAAEGLWNQAIQDRMRALVLALEERTLLTPGPGRTADEAATEAGWALPAYADRLRTAARTFDDVTYGGRPGTEPAYALLTSLDTDLQHAKPDLAGTTTRSRG
- a CDS encoding AAA family ATPase, with translation MSTPTADSARASLEDLRTEVAKAVVGQDPAVTGLVVALLCRGHVLLEGAPGVAKTLLVRALSAALELDTKRVQFTPDLMPSDVTGSLVYDARSAEFSFQPGPVFTNLLLADEINRTPPKTQASLLEAMEERQVTVDGTARPLPEPFLVAATQNPVEYEGTYPLPEAQLDRFLLKLTVPLPARHDEIDILTRHAAGFSPRDLGAAGLRPVASTADLDAARDAVAKTAVSPEVTGYIVDICRATRESPSLSLGVSPRGATALLSTSRAWAWLTGRDYVTPDDVKALALPTLRHRVQLRPEAEMEGVTADSVINSVLAHLPVPR